Genomic segment of Geminocystis herdmanii PCC 6308:
AAGGCAAGTCTCTGGATAAGTTACCTTTTGGACCTGTAACATTTACTGTTTGTCCATCAATTTTGATTTCTACCTTTGCAGGTATCGTTATAGGACGTTTTCCAATACGAGACATGATTTTAATTGATAATGGATAATTAATAGTGAAAAATGTAGAATGTTGAATCTCGAATCAATTTTCAATTCTCAATTCTCAATTCTCAATTCTTACCAGATATAGCAGAGGACTTCGCCACCGATGTTTTGTTTTCTGGCTTCTCGATCGGTCATAATACCGTGAGAAGTAGAGACGATCGCAACGCCGATACCGCCTAATACTCTGGGTAAATCTTTTTTCTTGCTATACACTCTTAAACCGGGAGTACTAACTCTGCGGATATTTTGAATGATGGGTTGACGGTTTCTGCCTTTATATTTAAGGGAAACCACGATATTTTTGCTGACTCCTTCTCCCGTTTCTTCATAACTGGTGATGAAACCTTCGCTCTTGAGTACTTCTGCAATACTGCGAGTCATACGAGTGCTAGGAATGTTAACGGTGGAATGACGTACTGCACAAGCGTTGCGAATACGAGTCAGCATATCTGAAATAGTGTCGTGTGCTGGCATTCTTTATTCTTTTCCTGGTGTTACCTTAATTTATTTATCACGGAAGGGCATACCCATTTCTTTGAGTAATGCGCGTCCTTCTTCGTCGGTGTTAGCGGTGGTGATAATAGAAATATCAAAGCCACGAATTTGATCAATGGTGTCATAGCTGATTTCAGGGAAAATCAATTGTTCTTTTACCCCTAAGCTGTAGTTGCCACGCCCATCAAA
This window contains:
- the rpsH gene encoding 30S ribosomal protein S8, with translation MPAHDTISDMLTRIRNACAVRHSTVNIPSTRMTRSIAEVLKSEGFITSYEETGEGVSKNIVVSLKYKGRNRQPIIQNIRRVSTPGLRVYSKKKDLPRVLGGIGVAIVSTSHGIMTDREARKQNIGGEVLCYIW